The following DNA comes from Agromyces mangrovi.
GCGCGGCGAGCACGAACACGCCCCAGGCCGCCGTCGCGATCCGCCACCCGACGAGGTCGGCGAGCGGCGCGGTCGCGAGCGAGGTGATCATCGTGCCGACGTTGAGCATGGCGGTGTAGACGCCGGTCACGAGCGCGGCGCGCTCGGGCGGCACGTCGCGCCGGATGACGACCGGGATGACCACGTTGCCGATCGTGATGGAGACGCCGATCACGAGCATGCCGGCGAACGCGGCGGGCACACCGCCGGCCGAGCGCAGCACGGTGCCGGCGAGCACCCCGAGCAGCGCGATGAGCACCGCGCGCTCGGCGCCGCTCAGGCGGATGACGAGCGCCGCGACGGGCGTGGCGAGCGCGAAGCACAGCACCGCGAGGGTGGTGAGCAGCCCCGCCGTGGCGGGCGTCAGGCCGAGATCGGCCTCGATGCGCTCGAGCACCGGCGCGAGCGCCACGATCGGGGCGCGCAGGTTGAGCGCGACGAGCATGATGCCCGCCGTGAGCAGCCACGGGAACGCGCGGGCCGCGGCGTCCCGGGATGGAGGTGTCACTGCGCTCGATCGTACGCGGTGGCGTCGGCGCCGCGCCGGGCTCGTGGCATCCGTCGCCCTCGCTCTCGACCCGCGGGGCACGACGGGCATAGCATGACGCCATGAGCGACGACGTCGCGAAGCCGGCGCCGGGGGACGCGAGTCCGTCGGAGGGGGAGCCGAGACTGCCGGGGGTCGGCACGCAGGACGACCACGGGTTCTTCGGCCAGCCCCGCGCGCTCGCGAACATCTTCGGCGTGGAGATGTGGGAGCGCTTCAGCTTCTACGGCATGCAGGGCATCCTGCTGCTCTACCTCTACTACTCCGCGTCCGAGGGCGGCCTCGGCATGGAGCAGTCGACGGCGGCGGGCATCGTCGGCGCGTACGGCGGCGCGGTCTACCTGTCGACCGTGCTCGGCGCGTGGATCGCCGACCGGCTGTTCGGCTCCGAGCGCGTGCTCTTCTGGAGCGCCGTGGTCATCATGCTCGGTCACATCGCGCTCGCGCTGCTGCCCGGGTTCTGGGGCGTCGGCGTCGGGCTGATCCTCGTCGCGCTCGGCAGCGGCGGACTGAAGGCGAACGCCACGGCCGTCGTCGGCACGCTCTATCGGCCCGAGGACCCGCGCCGCGACGCGGGGTTCTCGCTGTTCTACCTGGGCATCAACCTCGGCGCGTTCCTCGGGCCGCTGCTGACCGGCCTGCTGCAGTCCAACCTCGGCTTCCACTGGGGCTTCGGGCTCGCGGCGGTCGGCATGGCGATCGGGCTCATCCAGTACTCGTTCGGTCGCCGTCGCATCCCCGACATCGCGCGCGAGGTGCCGAACCCGCTGCCGCGGGATCGCCGCATCATCGCGGTCGTCATCGCCGCGATCGCGATCGTGCTGGTCGTCGTCGGCGTGCTGCTCGGCCTCATCACGGCCGACAACCTCGTGACCCTCGTCATCGCGGGCACCGTGATCGCCGCGATCGCGTACTTCGCCGTGATCCTCACGTCGCAGCGCATCACCGGCACCGAGCGATCGCGCGTGTACGGATTCATCCCGCTGTTCATCACGAGCGTCGGGTTCTGGTCGCTGTACCAGCAGCAGTTCACCGTGCTCACGATCTACTCCGACGAGCAGCTCGACCGCACCATCCTCGGCTGGGAGATGCCGGTGCCGTGGGTGCAGGCGATCAACCCGATCTTCATCATCATCCTGTCCGGCGTGTTCGCCGCGCTCTGGACGAAGCTCGGCACCCGCCAGCCGTCCACGCCGGTGAAGTTCGCACTCGGCACGGTCGTCATGGGCGTGGCGTTCCTGCTCTTCCTGCCGTTCGCCGACGGCGGGAAGAACTCCACGCCGCTGCTCTGGATGGTGCTCATCCTCTTCACCTTCACGGTCGCCGAGCTGCTGCTCTCCCCGGTCGGGCTGTCGGTGGCGACCAAGCTCGCGCCCGCGATCTTCCGCACCCAGATGGTGGCGCTGTTCTTCCTGTCGATCGCACTCGGCACGTCGATCGCGGGCCTGCTCGCCGAGTTCTACACGAGCGTGAACGAGGCGACGTACTTCGGCGTGCTCGGACTGATCGCGATCGCGATCGGCGCCTCCCTGTTCCTGGCGGTGCGGCCGGTACTCACACTCATGCGCGGGGTGCGCTGACCCGCGGATACGATGACGGGATGACGCTCCCGCTCGTGGTGATCCCCACGTACGACGAGCGCGACAACATCGGCCCGATCATCGCGCGCGTCCGTGCCGCGGTGCCCGAGGCATCCGTGCTCGTGGTCGATGACGCGTCACCCGACGGCACCGGCGAGCTCGCCGACGAGATCGCCGCGACCGACGCCGCCGTGCACGTGCTGCACCGCACGGGCAAGCAGGGCCTCGGCGCCGCCTACCTCGCGGCCTTCGATTGGGCGCTCGAGCGCCGCTTCGACCCGATCGTGCAGCTGGACGCCGACGGGTCGCACCTGCCCGAGGAGCTGCCGCGACTGCTGGCACGGCTCGAGGCGACGGATGCCTCCCAGGCGGCCCCCGACCTCGTCGTGGGGTCGCGCTGGGTCGACGGCGGCTCCGTGGAGAACTGGCCGGCGTATCGGCAGGCGATCTCGCGCGTCGGCAGCGCGTACGCGCACCTCATGCTGCGGCTGCCCGCACGCGATGCGACCGCGGGGTACCGCGTCTTCCGTGCCGACGCGCTGCGGCGCATCGACCTGGCCGACGTGCACACCCGCGGGTACGGGTTCCAGGTCGACGTGCTCTGGCACGCGCACCGGGCCGGCCTCGTCGTGGTCGAGGAGCCCGTGCGGTTCGTCGAGCGCGAGCGGGGTGCGTCGAAGATGAGCGTCGGCATCGCGGTGGAGGCGGCGGCCCGGGTCACGTGGTGGGCGATCCGCGCGCCGTGGACGCGTCGGCCCGCCGATGCGGGCTCGGCCGGTCGGTCAGACCGCCAGGTGCAGCGGGTCGGCGAGCAGCCGCGTCCGGGCGGTGGCGAACCCGCCGAGTAGCGCCGCGTCGGGCCCGGCGGCGCCGGCGACCACGAGCGGCGCCTGCTCGGTGTCGGCCGCGAGGAAGCCGTCGGTCGCGACCGCGTCGGCGATGTCGCCGACCAGGTCGCCCCAGTAGCCGCCGATCACGATGACCTCGGGGTCGAGCACCGCGTCGAGGGCGCGCAGCGCGCGGCCGATCCAGAGCACGGCGTCGTTCCACGACCACACGGCGGGCTGGTCGTTCGCCGCGATCTGCTCGCGCAGCTCGTCGAGCGCGGCGGCGAGCCCGTGCTCGCGGCGGAGTTCGGTCAGGCCGGCACGCTCGAGCACGATCTCGGGGCCGGCGATGGTGACGAGGCATCCGAGTTGCCCGCATCGGCACGGCACCCCGGTCGGGTCGATCGCGATGTGGCCGAAGGAGCCTGCGGAGGCGTGCGCGCCCGCGGCGGGAACGCCGCCTGCGACGATCGCGCCGGCGAGGCCGGTGTGGCCGGAGAGGTAGAGGAAGTCGTCGAGGCCGTCGAGCGCGTCGCGCTCGGCACGTGCCGCCGCGGCGCCCTCGCCGATCAGCGCGACACCATTCGGCAGCGCGGGCTCGAGCTCGCCCAGCCGGGGCAGGCGCTCGCGCAGCCCGCCGAGGACGTCGACGTCGCGCCAGCCGAGCTCGTGGTCGACGCGCACGACCGCGGGTGCGCCACCGACGACGCCGGGTACGACCACGGAGACCGCGCCGACCCTCCGGTCGCGGCTGTCGGCGCCGCCGATCGCCGCGTCGAGTACGGGTGCCAGCACGTCGAGCACGCGATCCGGGTCTTCGAGCGGGCCGCCGTGTCGGGCGGTGAAGCGGGCGAGCTCGTCACCGGAGATGCCGTGCAGCACCGCGACCGCCGTGTCGGCGTCGATGCGCGCGGTGACGATGGCGAGGTCGTCGGTCGCGAGCCGGAGCACCGTCCGGGGCCTGCCGGAGCCGTCGCCGCCGACCGTTGCCTCTCGCACGACACCCGCGTCGATGAGCGTGGTCGTCAGCGTGCGTATCGACCCCTTGGCGATGCCCGTCTCGCGTGCGAGCTCGGTGCGCGACGACGGCCCGTCGGCCGCGAGGCGCCCCACGACGAGTGCGAGGTTGCGCGTGCGCTCGTCCGGATCGGCCATGCGGGTGGCGTGCTGCTGGTCCCCGGTCCGTTCCCCTCGGATCATGTCGCCAGCATGGCACAGGGGTGCGCCCGTGCGGCAGACCCTACCCGGCGGCGCGCGACCCCTGTCCGGGGGTGGCGAGCAGCCCGACGAGGTACTCGAGGTGCGCGGCCATGTCGAGCTCGGGCTCGAGCAGCCACTGCACCTGGAGGCCGTCGGCAGCGGCGGCGAGCAGCGCGGCGGCGCGCTCTGCATCGAGGTCGGCGGGCAGCTCGCCCGCGTCGCGGCGGGCGCGGAGCAGCTCCGCCATCGTCGCGCGGAACAGGCGGTACCGCTCGACGAAGTAGTCGTGGGCGGGGTGCGACGGGTCGGCCGCCTCGATCGAGAGCTGCGCGTAGAGCTGCACGAGCCCGGGTACGGACGCGTTGCCGCGCACGACGTCGACGAATCCCGTGAGCGGCGCGCCGCGATACGGCTCGGCAGCCTCCTCGTCTCGGCGGTCGCGGGTGCGGAGGACCTCGACGAAGAGGTCCTCCTTGGTGCCGAAGTAGTGCAGCAGGCCGGCCTGGCTGAGGCCGACGGCATCGGCGAGCTCCTTGACGGATGCTCCGCGGTAGCCGTTGCGCGCGATCACGTCGAGCGCGGTGGAGAGGATCTCCTCGCGTTTCGCGATGCCCTTCGCGTACGAGCCCCTGCGTGCCATGCGCCTGATCGTAGCGGGCGGCATCCGCTCCCCACCAAAACCGAGCGGGGACTTGAGAATCAAAACCGAGCGTTATATGGTGTTCGCACCGCGTCGCCGCGCCCGCATCCTGCGACCCGGTTCTCAGGACGAAGGAGCATGATGACCGACACGCTGACCCCGGCCGCGGCGAACGGCGACGCGACCGTCGCAGACCTCACCCTCGAGGAGAAGGCATCGCTCACGAGCGGCGCGAGCTTCTGGACGACGAAGGCGATCGACCGGGTCGGCATCCCGTCGATCATGCTCACCGACGGCCCCCACGGCGTCCGCAAGCAGCGCGCGGGCGCCGATCACCTCGGCATCGGCGACAGCGTGCCCGCCACCTGCTTCCCGCCCGCGGTCGCCCTCGGCTCGTCGTTCGACCCCGCGCTGCTCGAGCGCGTCGGCGCCGCCCTCGGTGCGGAGTCGCTCGCCGAGGGCGTGGGCGTGCTGCTCGGCCCGGGCATCAACATCAAGCGATCGCCGCTGTGCGGCCGCAACTTCGAGTACCTCTCCGAAGACCCGCTGGTCTCCGGCGTCATGGGCGCGGCCCTCGTGCGCGGACTCCAGTCGCAGGGCGTCGGCGCGTCGCTGAAGCACTTCGCGGCCAACAACCAGGAGGCCGACCGCATGCGCGTCTCGGCCGACATCGACGAGCGGCCACTCCGCGAGATCTACCTCCGCGGCTTCCAGCGCGTCGTGCAGGACGCCAAGCCGTGGACCGTCATGTGCTCGTACAACCGGCTCAACGGCGTCTACACCTCCGAGGATCCCTGGCTGCTGACGACGGTGCTCCGCGACGAGTGGGGCTTCGAGGGCCTCGTCGTCTCCGACTGGGGCGCCGTGAACGAGCGGGTCACGGGACTCGTCGCCGGCCTCGACCTCGAGATGCCCTCGAGCGGGGGACGCACCGACGCGCAGCTCGTCGCCGCGGTCCGCACGGGCGAGCTCGACGAGTCGGCGCTCGACCTGGCCGCGCAGCGCAACCTCGATCTCGTCCGCAAGGCCGTGGCCGGAGCGAGGGCGGATGCCTCCTACGACGTCGACGCCCACCACGCGCTCGCTCGCGAGGTCGCCGCCGCGAGCATCGTGCTGCTGCGCAACGAGGGCGGCGCGCTGCCGCTCGCGCCCGGGGCATCCGTCGCCGTCGTCGGCGAACTGGCCCGCACCCCGCGCTACCAGGGCGCGGGCTCGTCGCTCATCAACCCGACGAAGCTCGACGACGCGCTCACCGAGATCCGCGCGATCGCCGGTGCCGACGTGCCGTTCGCGGCCGGCTACGCCGCCGACGGCACGGTCGACGACGGCCTCGTGGACGAGGCCGTGGCCGCCGCATCCGCCGCCGGCACCGTGCTGCTCTTCCTCGGCGTGCCCGCCGAGCTCGAGTCGGAGGGCTTCGACCGCGACGACATCGAGCTGCCCGCCGCGCAGCTCGAACTCGCCGAGCGCGTGATCGCGGCCAACCCGAACACGGTCGTCGTACTCTCCAACGGCGGCGTAGTGCGCCTGCCGTTCGCCGACCGGGTCGCCGCGATCGTCGAGGGCTGGCTGCTCGGCCAGGCCGGCGGCGGTGCCGTGGCCGACGTGCTCTACGGCCGGGTCAACCCGTCCGGCCGCCTCGCCGAGACGATCCCGCACCGCCTCGAGGACAGCCCCGCGTTCCTCGACTTCCCGGGCGAGCACTCGCACGTGCGGTACGGCGAGGGCCTGTTCGTCGGCTACCGCTGGTATGACGCGCGCGCCATCGACGTGGCGTTCCCGTTCGGGCACGGCCTGTCGTACACGAGCTTCGGCTACTCGGATGCCTCGGCCGAGGCGACCGTCGACGGCATCGTCGTGCGCGTGACCGTGACCAACACCGGCGACCGCGACGGCGCCGAGGTCGTGCAGGTCTACTCGGCGCTGCCGGGCTCCGGTGTGGTGCGCGCCCCGCGCGAGCTCAAGGGGTTCGCGAAGGTGTTCGTGCCGGCGGGCGAGTCGCGCGTCGCCGAGGTGCGGGTGCGCCGCGAGGACCTCGCCTACTGGGACACGCGCGCCGACGCGTGGATCGTCGAGGGCGGCGCGTACGAGGTGTCGATCGGGGCATCCAGCCGCGACCTGCGCGCCGTCGTCTCGGTCGAGGTGGCGGGCGACGACGTCCGCGCCCCGCTCACCATGGACTCGTCCATCGGCGAGATCGTCGCGCACCCCGTGGCCGGTCCGATCGTGATGCAGGCGTTGGCGGGCGACGGCGACACCGGCGCGCTGGTCTCCGACCCGGGCATGTTCAAGATGATGGCGTCCTTCCCGATCGGACGGCTGGCCTCCTTCCCGGGCATGCCGATCGGCCGCGACGACGTGGAGCAGCTCCTCGCGGCGGCGAACGCCGGCGCGTAGCATCCGCTCGCTGTCGTGGGGTCGGGCCGTCGTGCTCGGCCCCACGCGCAGGTTCAGCCCGTGAAGTCGACGACCTCGTGCAGGAACCGGCGCACCTCGGCGGCCATGTCCACCGACCCCGGGTCGAGCAGCCACTGCACCTGGAGGCCGTCCATGAGGGCGACCGTGCGGCGGGCGGCCGAATCGGGCGACGTGCCGTTGCGCAGCCGGCCCTGCGCGGCGCAGCCGTCGAACGCCGATGCGAGGCGTTCGACGGTCTCCGCGTACCTGCGCACGAAGTAGTCGTGGGCCGGATGCCCCGGATCGGTCGCCTCGGCCGACAGCGTGCAGTACAGCGCGACCACGCCGGGCACCGAGGCGTTGTAGCGTGCGAGGCCGACGAGGCTCTCGAGGGTCGCGAGCGGGTCGGAGTCGTCCTTCGGGACCACGTCGAGCGCGCGCTGGTCGCGCAGCTCGAGGACGGCCGCGAGCAGGGCGCCCTTGTTCGGGAAGTGGTGCAGCAGGCCCGCCTCGCTCATGCCCACCGCGGTCGCGATGTCGCGGATCGAGCCCGAGCGGAAGCCGCCGCGGGCGAACACGTCGAGGGCGGCGTCGAGGATGGCCGCGCGCGTCGCCTTCGTCTTCGCGTAGGGACCGCGCTTGCGCGTGGTCGCAGCGACCCGGTCGGCCATGCTCGCGCCTCCTGCCTCGTCGCAGACGAGCGTACCGGTGAGGCGCTGCCCTCGTGGGCTCCAGACCCGTCGACAGCCTGCGCTCTGAGCGCTGGGAACGCAGGAATTCGACGGGTCTCGGGTCAGGCGGCGGGTTCGACGCGGAGGGTGGTCGCGACCGCAGACGGCACGACCATCGCGCGGGTCGGGCCGGTGTCGCCGTACTTGTCGAAGAACGCCGCGTCGATCTCGTCGTCGTGCGCGTGGTCGGTCGCGTAGACGACGTCGCGCGCCGTTCCGGTCCAGTCGATCGCGCCGGCGAGGGTGCGCAGCACTCCCTGGTACCACTTGCCGTCGGCGCCCTTGTAGGAGCGCACGTACAGCGCGCCGTCGACGACGACGGCCCACACGATCGTGAGCGGGCGGAGCGACCCGTCCTTCCGGCGGCCGGCGACGCGGATCTCCTGCGTGCGGTCGAGCGAGTCGAGTTCCTCGGGGGTCCACGTGGGCATGGTGCTTCCTCTCGTCATGGACGGTGACTCCTACTCTGCGCCATCGGGTGCCGCTGAGACAGGCACCGCCGGTACCTGTCTCGGCAGACACTCCCGCGCGCACGGCGCGTGGTGTGCAATGGGATCACCGCGGGGGTTCCTGCGCCCGCGGTGACTCGCTTCGCGAAGGAGAACCAGAGACCTCATGAGAGCCACCCTGATGTACGGCGCCGGCGACGTGCGCGTCGAGACCGTCCCCAACCCCGTGATCGCCCAGCCCACCGATGCGATCGTCCGCACCGTGCGGGCGTGCGTCTGCGGCAGCGACCTCCACCCCTTCCACTCCCTGCCGCACTCGGAGCACGGCACCCCGATGGGCCACGAGCTCATCGGCGTGGTCGAGGAGGTCGGCTCGGCCGTGACGACCCTGAAGCCCGGCGACTTCGCCATCGCCCCGTTCGCGTTCCAGGACAACGCCTGCGTGTTCTGCCGCGAGGGCGTGCACACCTCCTGCCTGCACGGCGGCTTCTACGGCAATCGCCGCGTCGGCGGCCTCCAGGCCGAGTACGCGCGCATCCCGCAGGCCGACGGCTCGCTCGTGCGGGTGCCCGATGTCGACCCGGCGACGGCCGAGACCGGCCTGCTCGCGTCGCTCCTCACGCTCTCCGACGTCTACCTCACCGGCTACCACGCCGCCTACATGGGCCGCGTCGAGCCCGGCAAGACCGTCACCGTGATCGGCGACGGCGCGGTCGGCCTCTCGGCCGTGCTCGCGGCTCGCACCATGGGCGCCGAGCAGATCATCCTCATGGGCCGCCACACCGCGCGTACCGACCTCGGCCGCGAGTGGGGCGCCACCGACGTGGTCGCCGAGCGCGGCGCGGAGGGCGTCGCGACGGTCATGGACCTGACCGGCGGCGAGGGCAGTCACGTGGTGCTCGAGGCGGTCGGCCACATGCCGGCGTACGAGCAGGCCGTCGGCGTCGTGCGCCCGGGCGGGGTCATCTCGCGCGTGGGCGTGCCGCAGTACGAGGAGGCCCCCGTCGGCTTCGGGTCGCTGTTCGGGAAGAACGTCACCCTCACGGGCGGCCCCGCCCCGGTGCGCGCCTACCTCGAGCCCGCCATCCGCCAGGTGCTCGACGGCGAGATCGACCCGGGCCGCGTGTTCGACCGCACGGTCGCCATCGACGACGTGCCGGCCGCGTACGCGGCGATGGACGCGCGCGAGGCGCTCAAGGTGATGGTGGCGTTCTGATGCACACGAGGATGCTGGGCCAGGGCCTCGAGGTGTCCGCCGTCGGGCTGGGCGCCATGGGCATGTCGATGAGCTACGGGGCCAACCCGGGCGACCGCGACGACATGATCGGCGTGCTCCGCTACGCCGTCGACCATGGCGTCTCGTTCATCGACACGGCCGAGGTGTACGGGCCGTACGACAACGAGGAACTCGTCGGCGAGGCGATCGCCCCGCTGCGCGACCGCGTCGTGGTGGCGACGAAGTTCGGCTTCCACATCGCCGACGGGCGGATGCAGGGGCTCGACTCGACCCCCGAGCAGATCCGTCGCGTCGCCGACGCCTCCCTGCGGCGGCTCGGCGTCGACCGCATCGACCTGATCTACCAGCACCGCGTCGACCCCGACGTGCCGATCGAGGACGTCGCGGGAGCCGTCGGCGAACTCGTCGAGGCCGGCAAGGTCGCGCACTTCGGCCTCTCCGAGGCGGCGGCCGGCACGATCCGTCGGGCGCACGCGGTCCATCCGGTGACGGCGGTGCAGAGCGAGTACTCCCTGTGGACGCGCGACCCGGAGACCGAGGTGCTGCCGGCGTGCATCGAGCTCGGCATCGGCTTCGTGCCGTTCAGTCCGCTCGGCAAGGGCTTCCTCACCGGCACGGTGGGTGCCGACGCGAGCTTCGCGGAGGGCGAGATCCGCTCGCGCGTTCCCCGGTTCGCCCCCGAGAACCTCGCCGCCAACCAGGCGCTCGTCGACCACGTGCGCGCGCTCGCCGAGCAGCGCGGCGCCACGCCCGGCCAGGTCGCACTGGCGTGGTTGCTGGCGCAGCATCCGTCGATCGTGCCGATTCCGGGCACCCGCCGCCGCGAGCGCATCGACGAGAACGCGGCCGCGACGTCGGTGGCGCTCTCGGCCGACGACGTCTCAGACCTCGACGCGCTCGTCGAGCGCATCGGGGTCGCCGGCAACCGATACGACGACGACCTCCTGGGCACGGTCGGTCGCTGAGCGACCGGCCCGCCCCCGACCCCGACCCCGGCCCGGCCCCGACCCCGGCCCGACCCCGGCCCGGCCCCGACCCCGGCCCGGCCCCGACCCTCATCGCCGAGTGTGCTCGATCTCGTGCGGATCTCCCCGGAATCGGGGCATCCGAGTGTGAATCGGGCACACTCGGCGTGTTGGGGGACGGCGAGTCAGGCGGGGGTGAACTCGTCCTCGTGGGTGGCCGCCCAGGAGGCCAGCACGCGCAGCGCGTCGGCCGACGGTGAACCGGCCGGCGCGGTGTACACGTTCAGCACCAGCCCCGGCTCGCTCGGCAGCTCCATCGACTCGTAGTCCAGGTCGAGGTCGCCGACCACGGGGTGGCGCAGGCGCTTGCGCCCGCTGCGGTGGAACTTCACGTCGCGCGACGCCCAGCGCTCGCGGAACAGCTCGCTCTGCGTCGACAGCTCGCCGACCAGGCGGATGAGCTCCGGGTCATGCGGGTTGCGGCCGGCCTCGAGGCGCAGCATCG
Coding sequences within:
- a CDS encoding TetR/AcrR family transcriptional regulator is translated as MARRGSYAKGIAKREEILSTALDVIARNGYRGASVKELADAVGLSQAGLLHYFGTKEDLFVEVLRTRDRRDEEAAEPYRGAPLTGFVDVVRGNASVPGLVQLYAQLSIEAADPSHPAHDYFVERYRLFRATMAELLRARRDAGELPADLDAERAAALLAAAADGLQVQWLLEPELDMAAHLEYLVGLLATPGQGSRAAG
- a CDS encoding aldo/keto reductase, with amino-acid sequence MHTRMLGQGLEVSAVGLGAMGMSMSYGANPGDRDDMIGVLRYAVDHGVSFIDTAEVYGPYDNEELVGEAIAPLRDRVVVATKFGFHIADGRMQGLDSTPEQIRRVADASLRRLGVDRIDLIYQHRVDPDVPIEDVAGAVGELVEAGKVAHFGLSEAAAGTIRRAHAVHPVTAVQSEYSLWTRDPETEVLPACIELGIGFVPFSPLGKGFLTGTVGADASFAEGEIRSRVPRFAPENLAANQALVDHVRALAEQRGATPGQVALAWLLAQHPSIVPIPGTRRRERIDENAAATSVALSADDVSDLDALVERIGVAGNRYDDDLLGTVGR
- a CDS encoding polyprenol monophosphomannose synthase → MTLPLVVIPTYDERDNIGPIIARVRAAVPEASVLVVDDASPDGTGELADEIAATDAAVHVLHRTGKQGLGAAYLAAFDWALERRFDPIVQLDADGSHLPEELPRLLARLEATDASQAAPDLVVGSRWVDGGSVENWPAYRQAISRVGSAYAHLMLRLPARDATAGYRVFRADALRRIDLADVHTRGYGFQVDVLWHAHRAGLVVVEEPVRFVERERGASKMSVGIAVEAAARVTWWAIRAPWTRRPADAGSAGRSDRQVQRVGEQPRPGGGEPAE
- a CDS encoding ROK family protein — its product is MADPDERTRNLALVVGRLAADGPSSRTELARETGIAKGSIRTLTTTLIDAGVVREATVGGDGSGRPRTVLRLATDDLAIVTARIDADTAVAVLHGISGDELARFTARHGGPLEDPDRVLDVLAPVLDAAIGGADSRDRRVGAVSVVVPGVVGGAPAVVRVDHELGWRDVDVLGGLRERLPRLGELEPALPNGVALIGEGAAAARAERDALDGLDDFLYLSGHTGLAGAIVAGGVPAAGAHASAGSFGHIAIDPTGVPCRCGQLGCLVTIAGPEIVLERAGLTELRREHGLAAALDELREQIAANDQPAVWSWNDAVLWIGRALRALDAVLDPEVIVIGGYWGDLVGDIADAVATDGFLAADTEQAPLVVAGAAGPDAALLGGFATARTRLLADPLHLAV
- a CDS encoding glycoside hydrolase family 3 C-terminal domain-containing protein, whose amino-acid sequence is MTDTLTPAAANGDATVADLTLEEKASLTSGASFWTTKAIDRVGIPSIMLTDGPHGVRKQRAGADHLGIGDSVPATCFPPAVALGSSFDPALLERVGAALGAESLAEGVGVLLGPGINIKRSPLCGRNFEYLSEDPLVSGVMGAALVRGLQSQGVGASLKHFAANNQEADRMRVSADIDERPLREIYLRGFQRVVQDAKPWTVMCSYNRLNGVYTSEDPWLLTTVLRDEWGFEGLVVSDWGAVNERVTGLVAGLDLEMPSSGGRTDAQLVAAVRTGELDESALDLAAQRNLDLVRKAVAGARADASYDVDAHHALAREVAAASIVLLRNEGGALPLAPGASVAVVGELARTPRYQGAGSSLINPTKLDDALTEIRAIAGADVPFAAGYAADGTVDDGLVDEAVAAASAAGTVLLFLGVPAELESEGFDRDDIELPAAQLELAERVIAANPNTVVVLSNGGVVRLPFADRVAAIVEGWLLGQAGGGAVADVLYGRVNPSGRLAETIPHRLEDSPAFLDFPGEHSHVRYGEGLFVGYRWYDARAIDVAFPFGHGLSYTSFGYSDASAEATVDGIVVRVTVTNTGDRDGAEVVQVYSALPGSGVVRAPRELKGFAKVFVPAGESRVAEVRVRREDLAYWDTRADAWIVEGGAYEVSIGASSRDLRAVVSVEVAGDDVRAPLTMDSSIGEIVAHPVAGPIVMQALAGDGDTGALVSDPGMFKMMASFPIGRLASFPGMPIGRDDVEQLLAAANAGA
- a CDS encoding DUF2255 family protein; this translates as MPTWTPEELDSLDRTQEIRVAGRRKDGSLRPLTIVWAVVVDGALYVRSYKGADGKWYQGVLRTLAGAIDWTGTARDVVYATDHAHDDEIDAAFFDKYGDTGPTRAMVVPSAVATTLRVEPAA
- a CDS encoding zinc-binding dehydrogenase, whose product is MRATLMYGAGDVRVETVPNPVIAQPTDAIVRTVRACVCGSDLHPFHSLPHSEHGTPMGHELIGVVEEVGSAVTTLKPGDFAIAPFAFQDNACVFCREGVHTSCLHGGFYGNRRVGGLQAEYARIPQADGSLVRVPDVDPATAETGLLASLLTLSDVYLTGYHAAYMGRVEPGKTVTVIGDGAVGLSAVLAARTMGAEQIILMGRHTARTDLGREWGATDVVAERGAEGVATVMDLTGGEGSHVVLEAVGHMPAYEQAVGVVRPGGVISRVGVPQYEEAPVGFGSLFGKNVTLTGGPAPVRAYLEPAIRQVLDGEIDPGRVFDRTVAIDDVPAAYAAMDAREALKVMVAF
- a CDS encoding TetR/AcrR family transcriptional regulator, which gives rise to MADRVAATTRKRGPYAKTKATRAAILDAALDVFARGGFRSGSIRDIATAVGMSEAGLLHHFPNKGALLAAVLELRDQRALDVVPKDDSDPLATLESLVGLARYNASVPGVVALYCTLSAEATDPGHPAHDYFVRRYAETVERLASAFDGCAAQGRLRNGTSPDSAARRTVALMDGLQVQWLLDPGSVDMAAEVRRFLHEVVDFTG